A region of Candidatus Binatia bacterium DNA encodes the following proteins:
- a CDS encoding CoA transferase: protein MSATANRKKPLEGIRVADFTWVWAGPFCTLQLAHLGAEVIRVESSTRTCVTRLLPPWPDGQPGINRSGYFNQYNQGKRSLALNLKDPAALEIAKDLIRASDVVVENFAAGVMERMGLGYEVCRSLREDVIMISLSGYGSTGPEREYVSYGPAQVPLSGFSSVTGYRGWRPMHIGISYGDPTAGLQGAIAVLAALVHRRKTGRGQYIDLSQWESTMALLPEAITAYTMTGKAPERDGNHDVLWAPHNVYRCAGEDRWVSIVVANDDEWRALAGVIDPALADDPRFATMAERKRNEDVLDEIISAWCASRTDTEVRDVLQAAGVAAYPAMTNKDLHEDPHLGSRDYFVELPHPEVGTRRHMGIPYKLHGTPLRVWRAAPCFGEDTDWVLREVLRYDESRIAELHASGVLS from the coding sequence ATGAGCGCGACCGCCAATCGCAAAAAACCGCTCGAGGGCATCCGCGTCGCCGACTTCACGTGGGTGTGGGCGGGGCCGTTCTGCACCCTGCAGCTCGCGCACCTCGGCGCCGAGGTGATCCGCGTCGAGTCGTCGACGCGCACGTGCGTCACGCGCCTGCTGCCGCCGTGGCCGGACGGCCAGCCGGGCATCAACCGGTCGGGCTACTTCAACCAGTACAACCAGGGGAAGCGCAGCCTCGCGCTCAACCTGAAGGACCCCGCCGCGCTCGAGATCGCCAAGGATCTCATTCGCGCGAGCGACGTCGTGGTCGAGAACTTCGCGGCGGGCGTCATGGAGCGCATGGGCCTCGGCTACGAGGTCTGCCGCTCGCTGCGCGAAGACGTCATCATGATCTCGCTCTCGGGCTACGGCTCGACCGGCCCCGAGCGCGAGTACGTGTCGTACGGCCCCGCGCAGGTGCCGCTTTCGGGCTTCTCGTCGGTCACCGGCTACCGCGGCTGGCGTCCGATGCACATCGGCATCTCGTACGGCGATCCGACCGCAGGACTGCAGGGCGCGATCGCGGTGCTCGCGGCGCTCGTCCACCGGCGCAAGACCGGCCGCGGCCAGTACATCGACCTGTCGCAGTGGGAGAGCACGATGGCGCTCCTCCCCGAAGCGATCACGGCGTACACGATGACCGGCAAGGCCCCCGAGCGCGACGGCAACCACGACGTCCTCTGGGCGCCGCACAACGTCTACCGCTGCGCGGGCGAGGATCGCTGGGTGTCGATCGTGGTCGCGAACGACGACGAGTGGCGCGCGCTCGCCGGCGTGATCGACCCTGCCCTCGCCGACGACCCGCGCTTCGCGACCATGGCCGAGCGCAAGCGCAACGAGGACGTGCTCGACGAGATCATCTCCGCGTGGTGCGCGTCGCGCACGGATACGGAGGTGCGCGACGTGCTGCAGGCCGCCGGCGTCGCCGCCTACCCGGCGATGACCAACAAGGACCTGCACGAGGATCCGCACCTCGGCTCGCGCGACTACTTCGTCGAGCTGCCGCACCCCGAGGTCGGGACGCGACGCCACATGGGCATCCCGTACAAGCTGCACGGGACGCCGCTGCGCGTCTGGCGCGCCGCGCCGTGCTTCGGCGAGGACACCGACTGGGTGCTGCGCGAGGTGCTGCGCTACGACGAGAGCCGGATCGCCGAGCTGCACGCCTCCGGCGTCCTCTCCTGA
- a CDS encoding CoA transferase — MSGSDLRQDALAGIRVVECGDFVSASYATKQLADLGAHVIKVEPPGRGDTARHRGPYAGEPHPDRSGLFLYLNTNKHGIALDLERPEGREVLARLAASADLLVHNVPPDQIGRLGLDDRELRAKNPALVVTAISPFGLTGPGSRLKAHDLNLWCAGGVATLNGGGPGTDDLPPLKGFGQQAGFQAGLNAAVGSLGALLSAMATGEGQLVEVSVQECLTSILEMTYEYYPYMGLIASRLGQKPIAPLDFLECKDGWIFICCVEEHQWQRFVELAGTPEWATMEIFENRMLRAANWDALNIFLSEYASGLTVQELYHQAQAHRIPFAPVSTMGDLLASEHLKTRGFFVTVDDGCGGSVTMPGAPYRHSLTPWRIRKRAPRLGEDTDAVLGELGYGPDEIASLRASGVIA; from the coding sequence GTGAGCGGCAGCGACCTGCGCCAGGACGCCCTCGCGGGGATCCGCGTCGTCGAGTGTGGCGACTTCGTCTCCGCGAGCTACGCGACGAAGCAGCTCGCCGACCTCGGCGCGCACGTGATCAAGGTCGAGCCGCCGGGGCGCGGCGACACCGCGCGCCACCGCGGTCCTTACGCCGGCGAGCCGCACCCCGACCGCAGCGGCCTCTTCCTCTACCTCAACACCAACAAGCACGGCATCGCGCTCGATCTCGAGCGTCCCGAGGGCCGCGAGGTGCTCGCCCGGCTCGCGGCGAGCGCGGACCTGCTGGTGCACAACGTTCCGCCGGATCAGATCGGCCGGCTCGGGCTCGACGACCGCGAGCTGCGCGCGAAGAACCCGGCGCTCGTCGTGACCGCGATCAGCCCCTTCGGGCTCACGGGACCGGGCTCGCGTCTGAAGGCGCACGACCTGAACCTCTGGTGCGCGGGCGGCGTCGCGACGCTGAACGGCGGCGGTCCCGGCACCGACGACCTGCCGCCGCTCAAGGGCTTCGGCCAGCAGGCGGGCTTCCAGGCGGGGCTCAACGCCGCGGTCGGCTCGCTCGGCGCGCTGCTGTCGGCGATGGCGACCGGCGAGGGACAGCTCGTCGAGGTGTCGGTGCAGGAGTGCCTGACGTCGATCCTCGAGATGACCTACGAGTACTACCCGTACATGGGTCTGATCGCGTCCCGGCTCGGCCAGAAGCCGATCGCCCCGCTCGACTTCCTCGAGTGCAAGGACGGCTGGATCTTCATCTGCTGCGTCGAGGAGCACCAGTGGCAGCGCTTCGTCGAGCTCGCGGGGACTCCCGAGTGGGCGACGATGGAGATCTTCGAGAACCGCATGCTGCGCGCGGCGAACTGGGACGCGCTCAACATCTTCCTCTCGGAGTACGCGTCGGGGCTGACGGTGCAGGAGCTCTACCACCAGGCGCAGGCGCATCGGATTCCGTTCGCGCCGGTGTCGACGATGGGCGACCTGCTCGCGTCGGAGCACCTGAAGACGCGCGGCTTCTTCGTGACCGTCGATGACGGCTGCGGCGGCTCGGTCACCATGCCGGGGGCGCCGTACCGGCACTCCTTGACGCCGTGGCGCATCCGCAAGCGCGCGCCGCGCCTCGGCGAGGACACCGACGCCGTGCTCGGCGAGCTCGGCTACGGCCCCGACGAGATCGCGTCGCTGCGTGCTTCGGGAGTGATCGCATGA
- the coaE gene encoding dephospho-CoA kinase (Dephospho-CoA kinase (CoaE) performs the final step in coenzyme A biosynthesis.), which produces MLRVGLTGGIACGKSLVASFFAARGVPVVNDDDAARDAVAKGTEGLAAVVREFGEDVLLPDGTLDRPKLGRIVFADDSLRRKLMAITFPYIGRLLQERFAAAEASGAPMMVYESALLIENGGHDAWRPLVVVRVDEAQQLARLCARNGLTHDEAVARIASQMPVARKAELADFVIDNSGTPEETERQFARVWEELARRAGRS; this is translated from the coding sequence GTGCTTCGTGTCGGGCTGACGGGCGGGATCGCGTGCGGGAAGAGCCTGGTCGCGAGCTTCTTCGCGGCTCGCGGCGTGCCGGTGGTGAACGACGACGACGCGGCACGCGACGCGGTCGCCAAGGGCACCGAGGGCCTCGCGGCCGTGGTGCGCGAGTTCGGCGAGGACGTCCTGCTGCCCGACGGTACGCTCGACCGCCCGAAGCTCGGCCGCATCGTGTTCGCCGACGACTCGCTGCGGCGCAAACTGATGGCGATCACGTTCCCGTACATCGGACGCCTGCTGCAGGAGCGCTTCGCCGCGGCGGAAGCCTCAGGCGCGCCGATGATGGTCTACGAGTCGGCGCTCTTGATCGAGAACGGTGGTCACGACGCGTGGCGGCCGCTGGTGGTGGTGCGGGTCGACGAGGCGCAGCAGCTCGCGCGCCTGTGCGCCCGCAACGGGCTCACGCACGACGAGGCGGTCGCGCGCATCGCCTCGCAGATGCCGGTCGCGCGCAAGGCGGAGCTCGCCGACTTCGTCATCGACAACTCCGGCACGCCCGAGGAAACCGAGCGTCAGTTCGCGCGCGTCTGGGAAGAGCTCGCGCGGCGCGCCGGTCGGAGCTGA
- the grxD gene encoding Grx4 family monothiol glutaredoxin: MDVNDRIREAIEKNKILIYMKGTPTFPMCGFSAATIEVFEELGVPYETVDVLKDPEIREGIKRYSNWPTIPQVYINGRFIGGCDIVREMHANGELEPLVREALQS; this comes from the coding sequence ATGGACGTCAACGATCGCATCCGCGAAGCCATCGAGAAGAACAAGATCTTGATCTACATGAAGGGAACGCCCACGTTCCCCATGTGCGGCTTCTCGGCCGCCACCATCGAGGTCTTCGAGGAGCTTGGCGTCCCGTACGAGACGGTGGACGTCCTGAAGGACCCCGAGATCCGCGAGGGCATCAAGCGCTACTCGAACTGGCCGACGATCCCGCAGGTCTACATCAACGGACGCTTCATCGGCGGCTGCGACATCGTGCGCGAGATGCACGCCAACGGCGAGCTCGAGCCGCTCGTCCGCGAAGCGCTGCAGAGCTGA
- a CDS encoding BolA/IbaG family iron-sulfur metabolism protein, whose product MTPEEIQQRIEAHIPGAAAEVRDYTGTGDHFEVRVVASAFEGKPLVERHKMIYAALGEAVDGRTIHALSLKTLTPAQAEKA is encoded by the coding sequence ATGACACCCGAGGAGATCCAGCAGCGTATCGAGGCTCACATCCCGGGGGCGGCTGCCGAGGTCCGCGACTACACGGGCACCGGGGACCACTTCGAGGTGCGGGTCGTAGCGTCGGCCTTCGAGGGCAAGCCGCTCGTCGAGCGTCACAAGATGATCTACGCCGCGCTCGGCGAAGCGGTCGACGGCCGCACCATCCATGCGCTGTCGCTCAAGACGCTCACCCCGGCCCAGGCGGAGAAGGCCTGA
- a CDS encoding NAD(P)/FAD-dependent oxidoreductase has product MIVGGGPVGLYAAYYAGFRGLDTVLLESLPMLGGQIVTFYPESAIYDVPGFPQVRGAELVERLTAQMSPFPIDVRLGEEVTEIVEGDEQHLLVRAQRTADANGDGQRLYRTRAVLIAAGIGSFSPQRLKEPASRYEGRGLHYYPLPTERVAGRDAFVLGGTERAVQLALRLVAQGARVTLVHRRDKLAAGAEMQRELEASPVRFLPFHDLDALLGEDRVERIRLIDRRGGGTLEEPADVVLPCYAFHADARTLRRFGVRLEGDAVLVDSRMASDRPGIWAAGDGATYPGKVRVLAVDFGEACIAVNNIAATILPGAHVFPGYSSHRKGAARRDG; this is encoded by the coding sequence GTGATCGTCGGCGGGGGGCCGGTCGGCCTCTACGCCGCGTACTACGCCGGCTTCCGCGGACTCGACACCGTGCTGCTCGAGTCGCTGCCGATGCTCGGCGGGCAGATCGTGACCTTCTACCCGGAGAGCGCGATCTACGACGTGCCGGGCTTCCCACAGGTGCGCGGTGCGGAGCTCGTCGAGCGCTTGACGGCGCAGATGAGCCCCTTCCCGATCGACGTCCGCCTCGGCGAGGAGGTGACGGAGATCGTCGAGGGCGACGAGCAGCACCTGCTCGTGCGCGCGCAGCGCACGGCGGACGCGAACGGCGACGGGCAGCGCCTCTACCGGACCCGCGCCGTGCTCATCGCGGCGGGCATCGGCAGCTTCTCGCCGCAGCGTCTCAAGGAGCCGGCGTCGCGCTACGAGGGACGCGGCTTGCACTACTACCCGCTGCCGACCGAGCGCGTGGCGGGGCGTGACGCCTTCGTCCTCGGCGGCACCGAGCGCGCCGTGCAGCTCGCGCTCCGCCTCGTCGCGCAGGGCGCGCGCGTGACGCTCGTCCACCGTCGCGACAAGCTCGCGGCCGGCGCCGAGATGCAGCGCGAGCTCGAGGCGTCGCCGGTGCGCTTCCTGCCCTTTCACGACCTCGACGCGCTGCTCGGTGAAGACCGCGTCGAGCGCATCCGCCTGATCGACCGCCGCGGCGGCGGCACGCTCGAGGAGCCGGCCGACGTGGTCCTGCCCTGCTACGCGTTCCACGCCGACGCCCGCACGCTGCGGCGCTTCGGCGTACGCCTCGAGGGCGACGCGGTGCTGGTCGACTCGCGCATGGCGAGCGACCGGCCGGGAATCTGGGCCGCCGGCGACGGCGCGACCTACCCCGGCAAGGTGCGCGTCCTCGCCGTCGACTTCGGCGAGGCCTGCATCGCGGTGAACAACATCGCCGCGACCATCCTTCCGGGAGCGCACGTCTTCCCGGGCTACAGCTCGCACCGCAAGGGCGCTGCGCGCCGCGACGGCTGA
- the moaA gene encoding GTP 3',8-cyclase MoaA — translation MPLDRFGREIDYLRISVTDHCNLRCVYCMPLTGAAYAPLEGLLTASEIERVVRAAASVGFRKVRLTGGEPTLRPDLVDIVGRVASVPGIADVALTTNGILLPRLAPALAAAGLKRVNVHVDSLDPERVARVMRWGKLDDIWAGIEAACAAGLVPMKLNCVVVKGHNEEDVVDLARLTLERDWHVRFIELMPLGGGECARVAVDSFVSNVETRARIERALGPLLPIAPSSPSDESRNYRFAGARGVVGFINPVSEPYCGSCNRMRLTADGRFHLCLLRDDELDVRAALRGGAAQEEIAAILLRAVGAKPTGHELHAGVSTVERSMHHLGG, via the coding sequence ATGCCGCTCGACCGCTTCGGCCGCGAGATCGACTACCTGCGGATCTCGGTGACGGACCACTGCAACCTGCGGTGCGTCTACTGCATGCCGCTCACCGGCGCGGCGTACGCGCCGCTCGAAGGTCTCTTGACGGCGAGCGAGATCGAGCGCGTCGTGCGCGCGGCGGCGAGCGTCGGCTTTCGCAAGGTGCGGCTCACCGGCGGCGAGCCGACGCTGCGTCCGGACCTCGTGGACATCGTCGGCCGCGTCGCGAGCGTCCCCGGCATCGCCGACGTGGCGCTGACCACCAACGGCATCCTGCTGCCGCGCCTCGCCCCGGCGCTCGCCGCGGCGGGACTGAAGCGCGTCAACGTGCACGTCGACTCGCTCGATCCCGAGCGCGTCGCGCGGGTGATGCGCTGGGGCAAGCTCGACGACATCTGGGCGGGCATCGAGGCGGCGTGCGCGGCGGGTCTCGTGCCGATGAAGCTCAACTGCGTCGTCGTCAAGGGACACAACGAGGAGGACGTGGTCGACCTCGCCCGGCTGACGCTCGAGCGCGACTGGCACGTGCGCTTCATCGAGCTCATGCCGCTCGGCGGCGGCGAGTGCGCGCGCGTCGCGGTCGACTCCTTCGTCTCGAACGTCGAGACGCGCGCACGCATCGAGCGCGCGCTCGGCCCGCTCCTGCCGATCGCGCCGTCGAGCCCGTCCGACGAGTCGCGCAACTACCGCTTCGCCGGAGCTCGCGGCGTCGTCGGGTTCATCAATCCGGTCTCGGAGCCGTACTGCGGCTCCTGCAATCGCATGCGGCTCACCGCCGACGGCCGCTTTCACCTCTGTCTCCTGCGCGACGACGAGCTCGACGTGCGCGCCGCGCTGCGCGGTGGTGCCGCGCAGGAGGAGATCGCGGCGATCCTGCTGCGCGCCGTCGGGGCGAAGCCCACGGGGCACGAGCTGCATGCCGGCGTGTCAACCGTCGAGCGCTCGATGCACCACCTCGGCGGCTGA
- a CDS encoding polyprenyl synthetase family protein: protein MPIASTPSADTTPSYLGPLALITEEIAAVEKRILELTTSRESKLTQIANELINSGGKRVRPALALLVFRANGGQDPRDTIDVGAALELIHSATLLHDDILDSGRTRRGRPSPLARHGVGMTLLTGDFLFTRAFGVAGRFDETVVGWAMDACIDLCEGEVMQRRFKRNPAVTLDDYVAIAGCKTASLFSQAARIGAHFAGASPEVVDGMYRLGYEIGLGFQMVDDLLDVLGPAELIGKPVGSDLREGAPALPIVLGLDIPEVRAAFVSELPSAATIDRALAALRGSRVIARVRELAAERIRSASTQIDLLPPSPFRSALADLAEDLLARTT from the coding sequence ATGCCAATCGCCTCCACTCCATCTGCCGACACGACGCCGAGCTATCTCGGGCCGCTCGCTCTGATCACCGAGGAGATCGCCGCCGTCGAGAAGCGCATCCTCGAGCTCACGACATCGCGCGAGAGCAAGCTCACGCAGATCGCGAACGAGCTCATCAACTCCGGCGGCAAGCGCGTGCGACCGGCGCTCGCCCTGCTCGTGTTCCGCGCGAACGGCGGTCAGGATCCGCGCGACACGATCGACGTCGGCGCGGCGCTCGAGCTGATCCACTCGGCGACGCTGCTGCACGACGACATCCTCGACTCCGGACGTACGCGTCGCGGACGCCCCTCGCCGCTCGCGCGTCACGGCGTCGGCATGACGCTGCTCACCGGCGACTTCCTCTTCACCCGCGCCTTCGGCGTCGCGGGACGCTTCGACGAGACCGTCGTCGGCTGGGCGATGGATGCGTGCATCGACCTCTGCGAGGGCGAGGTCATGCAGCGGCGCTTCAAGCGCAATCCCGCGGTCACGCTCGACGACTACGTCGCGATCGCCGGCTGCAAGACGGCGTCGCTGTTCAGCCAGGCGGCGCGGATCGGAGCGCACTTCGCCGGCGCGTCGCCGGAGGTCGTCGACGGCATGTACCGGCTCGGCTACGAGATCGGCCTCGGCTTCCAGATGGTCGACGACCTGCTCGACGTGCTCGGCCCCGCGGAGCTGATCGGCAAGCCGGTCGGCAGCGATCTGCGCGAGGGCGCGCCCGCGCTGCCGATCGTGCTCGGACTCGACATCCCCGAGGTGCGCGCGGCGTTCGTCAGCGAGCTGCCGAGCGCGGCGACGATCGACCGCGCCCTCGCGGCGCTGCGCGGGTCGCGCGTGATCGCTCGGGTCCGGGAGCTCGCGGCGGAGCGCATCCGCAGCGCCAGCACGCAGATCGACCTGCTGCCGCCGTCGCCGTTCCGCAGCGCGCTCGCCGATCTCGCCGAAGATCTCCTGGCGCGCACGACGTAG
- a CDS encoding P-loop NTPase — protein sequence MGDDKPTPERVRELLGRVKYPGFPRDIVSLGIVADVRVDGQDAEIALRLPGGRTDVPPVLEREVTSALAEHGIRARLVLADRAAESPRAAARQALADPVDLPGVRTVLAVSSAKGGVGKSTVATNLACAFGASGLRAGLLDADVYGPSLPIMMGTTDRPHAAGGNRFHPIERYGVRCMSMGFFLDETSPVIWRGPMVAGIVRQFLNDCVWGDLDVLVVDLPPGTGDAQLTLAQSIRLDGAVIVTTPQNVALRDVVRGAAMFRQVNVPIVGVVENMSAFVCPECGEREEIFGHGGGEALAAATGAPLLASIPLDVRIRDEGDRGHPVVLAAPESEPAEIYRRLAATIAQRLGVATGAHPVASA from the coding sequence ATGGGCGACGACAAGCCGACACCGGAGCGCGTGCGCGAGCTCCTCGGCCGGGTGAAGTATCCTGGCTTTCCGCGCGACATCGTGTCGCTCGGCATCGTCGCGGACGTGCGCGTCGACGGACAGGACGCCGAGATCGCGCTCCGTCTGCCGGGCGGACGCACGGACGTGCCGCCGGTGCTCGAGCGCGAGGTCACGTCGGCGCTCGCCGAGCACGGCATCCGGGCGCGGCTCGTGCTCGCGGACCGCGCGGCGGAATCGCCTCGTGCCGCAGCGCGACAAGCGCTCGCCGATCCGGTCGATCTGCCGGGCGTGCGCACCGTGCTCGCGGTGTCGAGCGCGAAGGGGGGCGTCGGCAAGTCGACCGTCGCGACCAACCTCGCCTGCGCGTTCGGCGCCTCGGGGCTGCGTGCGGGGCTGCTCGACGCCGACGTCTACGGTCCGAGCCTGCCGATCATGATGGGCACGACGGACCGTCCGCACGCCGCGGGCGGCAACCGCTTCCACCCGATCGAGCGCTACGGCGTTCGCTGCATGTCGATGGGCTTCTTCCTCGACGAAACGTCGCCCGTGATCTGGCGCGGTCCGATGGTCGCCGGGATCGTGCGCCAGTTCCTGAACGACTGCGTGTGGGGCGATCTCGACGTCCTGGTCGTCGATCTGCCGCCGGGAACCGGCGACGCGCAGCTCACGCTCGCGCAGTCGATCCGCCTCGACGGAGCGGTGATCGTCACGACGCCGCAGAACGTCGCGCTGCGCGACGTCGTGCGCGGCGCGGCGATGTTCCGCCAGGTCAACGTGCCGATCGTCGGCGTCGTCGAGAACATGAGCGCGTTCGTCTGCCCGGAGTGCGGCGAGCGCGAGGAGATCTTCGGCCACGGCGGCGGTGAGGCCCTCGCCGCCGCGACCGGCGCGCCGCTGCTCGCGAGCATCCCGCTCGACGTCCGGATCCGCGACGAGGGCGACCGCGGCCATCCCGTCGTGCTCGCGGCACCCGAGTCCGAGCCCGCCGAGATCTACCGCCGGCTCGCCGCGACGATCGCCCAGCGCCTCGGCGTCGCGACCGGGGCTCATCCCGTCGCCAGCGCGTGA
- a CDS encoding lysylphosphatidylglycerol synthase transmembrane domain-containing protein codes for MSRTVQIAISLLISAAAVWFSMHGVDLGSFWSDLASARLVWLGPMVFFAAASMWLRARRWRLLLEGLGPLGDTPVFYATCIGFMGNMVLPLRAGEAIKPLVIARGGRITMPAALATVAIERLLDMVMLGLFAGITLLIVPTTDFLRNAAQTLVVLVAVGIGLLVTVIRYAPWIERQTHSVADRLPSFAGRIVREGAHGFLRGVGGLRDARTLLAVFVYSALVWLVAAFGFITGAWALDIAAPALPLGFATTVVVAAAVSVPSAPGFIGVFWAGSEIALGLFGVPKSMGFTFGVLNWLVQMVVIIALGMWSMSRLNLSLGDVKAAPNEISSSA; via the coding sequence GTGAGCCGCACCGTTCAGATCGCGATCTCGCTGCTGATCTCCGCGGCGGCGGTTTGGTTCAGCATGCACGGGGTCGACCTGGGTAGCTTCTGGAGCGACCTCGCGAGCGCGCGCCTGGTCTGGCTCGGTCCGATGGTGTTCTTCGCCGCGGCGTCGATGTGGCTGCGCGCGCGGCGCTGGCGGCTGCTGCTCGAAGGTCTCGGCCCGCTCGGCGACACGCCGGTCTTCTACGCGACGTGCATCGGCTTCATGGGCAACATGGTCCTGCCGCTGCGCGCCGGTGAAGCGATCAAGCCGCTGGTGATCGCGCGCGGCGGGCGCATCACGATGCCGGCCGCGCTCGCGACGGTCGCGATCGAGCGCCTCCTCGACATGGTGATGCTCGGTCTGTTCGCGGGCATCACCTTGCTGATCGTCCCGACGACCGACTTCCTGCGCAACGCGGCGCAGACGCTCGTCGTGCTGGTCGCGGTCGGGATCGGGCTGCTGGTGACGGTGATCCGCTACGCGCCGTGGATCGAGCGGCAGACGCACTCGGTCGCCGACCGCTTGCCGTCGTTCGCCGGCCGCATCGTGCGCGAGGGCGCGCACGGCTTCCTGCGCGGCGTCGGGGGGCTGCGCGACGCGCGCACGCTGCTCGCGGTCTTCGTCTACTCGGCGCTGGTCTGGCTCGTCGCGGCGTTCGGCTTCATCACGGGCGCCTGGGCGCTCGACATCGCGGCGCCGGCGCTGCCGCTCGGCTTCGCCACCACGGTGGTCGTCGCCGCAGCGGTCTCGGTGCCGTCGGCGCCGGGCTTCATCGGCGTCTTCTGGGCGGGGTCGGAGATCGCGCTCGGGCTCTTCGGCGTGCCGAAGTCGATGGGCTTCACCTTTGGCGTGCTGAACTGGCTCGTGCAGATGGTGGTGATCATCGCGCTCGGCATGTGGTCGATGTCGCGCCTCAACCTCTCGCTCGGCGACGTCAAGGCGGCGCCGAACGAGATCTCGAGCTCGGCATGA
- the coaBC gene encoding bifunctional phosphopantothenoylcysteine decarboxylase/phosphopantothenate--cysteine ligase CoaBC — MRLTDKTVVLGVTGGIAAYKAAELVRALRERGARVRVVMTRNAQQFITPLTLQTLSGHPVATDLWDLTQESQIGHIDLADSADALLVAPATANVIAKLAYGIADDLLTTVALATRAKIVVAPAMNVHMFENPVVQENLGRLQVRGVRVVTPDSGSLACGYEGQGRLPDADVLVDEVAAALAPQDLVGETVLVTAGPTREYLDPVRFLSNRSSGKMGFAIARAATRRGAKVVLVSGPTALRDPRHVEVVRVESADEMARAVDAHAKDATIVVAAAAVADYRPKRRADDKAAKVQGGLRLELETTRDIVATLPRGRRDRIVVGFAAETGDPVARAREKMARKGLDLIVANDVTAPGAGFDVETNLVTLIDAHEERKLPLLDKDDVADAILDKVVAMRGARGRVTRATMTKPRLRTVGRGLRVARRRSR; from the coding sequence ATGAGGCTCACCGACAAGACGGTCGTCCTCGGCGTCACCGGCGGCATCGCCGCGTACAAGGCCGCAGAGCTCGTGCGCGCGCTGCGCGAGCGCGGCGCGCGCGTCCGCGTCGTCATGACGCGCAACGCGCAGCAGTTCATCACGCCGCTCACGCTGCAGACGCTGTCGGGCCATCCGGTCGCGACCGATCTGTGGGATCTGACGCAGGAGTCGCAGATCGGCCACATCGACCTCGCGGACTCGGCGGACGCGCTGCTCGTCGCTCCCGCGACCGCGAACGTCATCGCCAAGCTCGCCTACGGCATCGCCGACGACCTGCTGACGACCGTTGCGCTCGCGACGCGCGCGAAGATCGTCGTCGCCCCCGCGATGAACGTGCACATGTTCGAGAACCCGGTCGTGCAGGAGAACCTCGGCCGGCTGCAGGTGCGCGGCGTGCGCGTCGTGACCCCGGACTCGGGCTCGCTCGCCTGCGGCTACGAAGGACAAGGTCGTCTTCCCGACGCGGACGTCCTGGTCGACGAGGTCGCAGCCGCGCTCGCGCCGCAGGACCTCGTCGGCGAGACCGTGCTCGTCACCGCGGGTCCGACGCGCGAGTACCTCGACCCCGTGCGCTTCCTCTCGAACCGCTCGTCGGGGAAGATGGGCTTCGCGATCGCACGCGCCGCCACGCGCCGCGGCGCGAAGGTCGTGCTGGTCTCCGGGCCGACCGCGCTGCGCGATCCGCGCCACGTCGAGGTGGTGCGCGTCGAGTCGGCGGACGAGATGGCGCGCGCCGTCGACGCGCACGCCAAGGACGCGACGATCGTCGTCGCCGCCGCGGCCGTCGCCGACTACCGACCGAAGCGACGCGCCGACGACAAGGCCGCGAAGGTGCAGGGCGGGCTCAGGCTCGAGCTCGAGACGACGCGCGACATCGTCGCGACGCTTCCGCGCGGACGCCGCGATCGCATCGTGGTCGGCTTCGCCGCCGAGACCGGCGACCCGGTCGCCCGCGCCCGCGAAAAGATGGCGCGCAAGGGGCTCGACCTCATCGTGGCCAACGACGTGACCGCGCCCGGCGCGGGCTTCGACGTCGAGACCAACCTCGTCACGCTGATCGACGCCCACGAGGAGCGCAAGCTGCCGCTGCTCGACAAGGACGACGTGGCGGACGCGATCCTCGACAAGGTGGTCGCGATGCGCGGCGCGCGCGGTCGCGTCACGCGTGCGACGATGACGAAGCCGCGGCTGCGTACGGTGGGGCGGGGTCTCCGCGTCGCCCGCCGCCGGTCGCGCTGA